The following proteins are encoded in a genomic region of Oceanisphaera profunda:
- the rpsU gene encoding 30S ribosomal protein S21: MPVIKVRENEPFDVALRRFKRSCEKAGILSEVRRREQYEKPTTVRKRAKAAAVKRHAKKLSRENARRIRLY; this comes from the coding sequence ATGCCAGTAATTAAAGTACGTGAAAACGAGCCCTTCGACGTAGCTCTGCGACGCTTCAAGCGTTCATGCGAAAAGGCCGGTATCCTGTCTGAAGTGCGTCGTCGTGAGCAATACGAGAAGCCAACTACAGTGCGTAAGCGCGCTAAAGCTGCCGCTGTTAAGCGTCATGCTAAGAAGCTGTCTCGTGAAAACGCACGTCGCATTCGCCTGTACTAA
- the rpoD gene encoding RNA polymerase sigma factor RpoD: MEPTPQSQLKLLVAKGKEQGYLTYADVNDHLPQDIVDSDQIEDIIQMINDMGIQVVETAPDADDLMMSETSADEDAAEAAAQALASVESEIGRTTDPVRMYMREMGTVELLTREGEIEIAKRIEEGINQVQSSVSEYPATITTLLDQFDRFEAGEIKLTDIITGFLDPDATEPAAPMATHIGSELSEKEKEEDDDEDKEDEEDEEEVDTGPDPELAREKFAVLREQYEIMRGVIDTKGRASTEAAKEITELAYIFREFRLIPKQFDRLVNAMRDTMVRVRVQERLILKLCVEQCKMPKKTFVQAFSKDESNPEWFNTLLAAGKTAWAVRLNDVAEDVLRSIGKLRIVEEEADLTILQIKDINRRMSIGEAKARRAKKEMVEANLRLVISIAKKYTNRGLQFLDLIQEGNIGLMKAVDKFEYRRGYKFSTYATWWIRQAITRSIADQARTIRIPVHMIETINKLNRVSRQMLQEMGREATPEELAHRMMMPEDKVLKVLKIAKEPISMETPIGDDEDSHLGDFIEDTTLSLPADQATSESLRNATKDVLSGLTAREAKVLRMRFGIDMNTDHTLEEVGKQFDVTRERIRQIEAKALRKLRHPSRSEVLRSFLDE, translated from the coding sequence ATGGAGCCAACCCCTCAGTCACAGCTTAAACTTCTCGTTGCCAAAGGTAAAGAACAGGGCTACCTGACTTATGCCGATGTTAACGATCATCTTCCTCAAGACATTGTCGACTCGGATCAAATTGAAGATATTATTCAAATGATCAATGACATGGGCATTCAGGTGGTAGAAACCGCCCCCGATGCCGATGACTTAATGATGTCTGAAACCTCGGCCGATGAAGACGCCGCCGAAGCCGCCGCCCAAGCACTGGCTTCTGTAGAGTCTGAAATTGGTCGTACTACCGACCCTGTGCGTATGTATATGCGCGAAATGGGTACGGTTGAACTATTGACCCGTGAAGGCGAAATTGAAATCGCCAAGCGTATCGAAGAAGGCATTAACCAGGTACAAAGCTCGGTGTCTGAATACCCGGCCACCATTACCACCTTGTTAGACCAATTCGACCGTTTTGAAGCCGGTGAAATCAAACTTACCGACATCATCACCGGCTTTCTCGACCCAGACGCCACCGAGCCTGCAGCCCCCATGGCCACGCACATTGGCTCTGAGTTAAGCGAAAAAGAGAAAGAAGAAGACGACGACGAAGATAAAGAGGATGAAGAGGACGAGGAAGAAGTAGATACCGGCCCAGATCCTGAATTAGCCCGCGAAAAATTTGCGGTGCTGCGTGAGCAGTACGAAATTATGCGTGGCGTGATTGACACCAAAGGCCGAGCTTCCACAGAAGCCGCGAAAGAAATTACCGAACTGGCGTATATCTTCCGTGAATTTCGCCTGATCCCTAAGCAGTTTGACCGCTTAGTCAATGCCATGCGCGACACTATGGTCCGCGTACGCGTTCAAGAGCGCTTGATCCTTAAGTTGTGCGTTGAACAGTGCAAGATGCCAAAGAAAACTTTCGTACAGGCTTTTTCTAAAGACGAAAGTAATCCTGAGTGGTTTAACACTCTGCTGGCCGCCGGCAAAACTGCCTGGGCTGTGCGCTTAAATGACGTAGCCGAAGATGTATTGCGTTCGATTGGCAAGCTCAGAATCGTAGAAGAAGAAGCGGATCTGACCATACTGCAGATTAAAGATATCAACCGTCGCATGAGCATAGGTGAAGCCAAAGCTCGCCGTGCCAAGAAAGAGATGGTTGAAGCCAACTTGCGTCTGGTTATCTCTATCGCCAAAAAATACACCAACCGTGGTTTGCAGTTCCTCGACTTGATCCAGGAAGGCAACATCGGCTTGATGAAAGCGGTGGATAAGTTTGAATACCGTCGTGGTTACAAGTTTTCAACTTACGCCACTTGGTGGATACGCCAAGCCATCACCCGCTCTATTGCTGACCAAGCGCGCACCATTCGTATTCCGGTGCACATGATTGAGACCATCAACAAGCTCAACCGTGTATCCCGCCAAATGCTGCAAGAAATGGGCCGTGAAGCGACGCCAGAAGAACTGGCGCACCGCATGATGATGCCAGAAGACAAAGTACTCAAGGTGCTGAAAATCGCCAAAGAGCCGATCTCCATGGAAACGCCAATTGGTGATGATGAAGACTCGCACTTGGGTGATTTTATCGAAGACACCACCTTGTCGTTGCCTGCAGATCAAGCCACCAGCGAAAGTCTACGTAATGCTACTAAAGACGTGCTCTCTGGCCTTACCGCCCGTGAAGCTAAGGTCTTGCGCATGCGTTTCGGTATCGACATGAATACCGATCATACGCTGGAAGAAGTGGGCAAGCAGTTTGACGTAACCCGTGAGCGTATTCGCCAAATTGAAGCTAAGGCGCTGCGTAAATTACGCCACCCTAGCCGCTCAGAAGTACTGCGCAGCTTCCTCGACGAGTAA
- the dnaG gene encoding DNA primase, whose translation MSGRIPQSFIDDLLARTDIVDLIDQRVKLKKAGKNYQACCPFHNEKSPSFTVSHEKQFYHCFGCGAHGTVLGFLMEYDGLEFLDAIDELAGMHGLTVPRENAHSSQTPQQQAAAKAIRQDLYAQLNDISRFYQTQLRQSQTAIQYLKNRGLSGEVVKSFNIGYVPEQWDAVKRQFSGNNEAEGQLIEGGMLIKSENGRVYDRFRDRIMFPIHDRRGRVIGFGGRVLGDGTPKYLNSPETPVFHKGRELYGLYEVRQAHRNPERILIVEGYMDVVALAQFGIDYAVASLGTATTPEHLQLLFRTTREVICCYDGDRAGREAAWRALENALPLLQDGRSLKFVFLPDGEDPDSLVRQLGAEDFGKLLDEAQNFGDFLFERLGQDAMAGDAGQHELANQAAEAILKVPEGFSREGLITQLSRQLNWGENERRVRELFSRLQQETKPASTPTRPKSKKIKLTPIRRAIALVLQYPAAAASLQTADTEEVALLPLAGIDLLQMLLAQVQGQPLMTTAQLLEHWRGHSSAPALARLAMADELFAGDQIEQELKDTFAVLIEDYFATRIEALQQKSSQGGLTTAEKQELMLLLSESKAGRN comes from the coding sequence ATGTCAGGCAGAATCCCCCAATCTTTTATCGACGACTTGTTGGCCAGAACCGACATAGTCGATCTTATCGATCAGCGGGTTAAGCTGAAAAAAGCAGGCAAAAACTACCAAGCCTGTTGCCCCTTCCATAATGAAAAATCCCCCTCCTTTACCGTTAGTCACGAAAAACAGTTTTATCACTGTTTTGGCTGTGGCGCACACGGCACTGTGCTGGGTTTTTTAATGGAATACGATGGCCTCGAATTTCTCGATGCTATAGACGAACTGGCCGGCATGCATGGACTCACGGTGCCGCGAGAAAACGCCCATTCATCGCAAACTCCACAACAACAAGCCGCCGCCAAGGCCATACGCCAAGACTTATACGCTCAGCTGAATGACATCAGTCGTTTTTATCAAACTCAGCTGCGCCAATCACAAACCGCTATTCAATACCTTAAAAATCGCGGCCTGAGTGGCGAAGTAGTGAAAAGCTTTAATATCGGTTACGTGCCCGAACAGTGGGATGCGGTAAAGCGCCAATTTTCCGGTAACAACGAGGCTGAAGGCCAACTCATTGAAGGCGGCATGCTGATAAAAAGCGAGAATGGCCGAGTTTATGACCGTTTTCGTGATCGTATTATGTTTCCCATTCACGACCGCCGCGGCCGAGTGATCGGCTTTGGTGGTCGAGTATTAGGCGATGGTACCCCTAAGTATTTAAACTCGCCGGAAACGCCGGTATTTCATAAAGGCCGAGAGCTGTACGGCCTCTATGAAGTGCGCCAAGCCCACCGTAATCCAGAACGCATCTTGATTGTGGAAGGCTACATGGACGTAGTAGCACTGGCGCAATTTGGCATCGACTATGCCGTAGCCAGCCTAGGCACCGCCACCACGCCCGAACATTTGCAGCTATTGTTTCGCACCACGCGCGAAGTGATCTGTTGCTATGACGGTGACCGCGCTGGTCGCGAAGCCGCCTGGCGCGCACTGGAAAATGCCCTACCCTTGTTACAAGATGGCCGCAGCTTAAAGTTTGTGTTTTTACCAGACGGAGAAGACCCAGACAGCTTAGTGCGCCAATTAGGCGCCGAGGATTTTGGTAAGCTGTTAGATGAAGCGCAAAACTTTGGTGACTTCTTGTTTGAGCGGCTTGGCCAAGATGCCATGGCCGGCGATGCAGGCCAGCATGAACTGGCTAACCAAGCCGCGGAAGCTATTTTAAAAGTACCGGAAGGCTTTAGTCGTGAAGGCTTGATCACCCAGTTATCTCGCCAGCTGAATTGGGGCGAAAATGAGCGTCGAGTGCGCGAGTTATTTAGCCGCCTGCAGCAAGAAACTAAGCCTGCCAGCACGCCTACACGCCCCAAGAGCAAAAAGATTAAGCTGACCCCTATTCGCCGCGCGATTGCCCTTGTGCTACAATATCCGGCTGCCGCTGCGAGTTTGCAAACAGCAGACACCGAAGAGGTGGCTTTGCTACCGTTAGCAGGCATAGATCTACTGCAAATGCTGTTGGCCCAAGTACAAGGCCAACCCTTGATGACCACGGCGCAATTACTCGAACATTGGCGTGGACACAGCTCAGCGCCTGCATTGGCCCGCTTGGCCATGGCCGACGAGTTATTTGCAGGAGATCAAATAGAACAAGAATTAAAAGATACGTTTGCGGTATTAATCGAAGATTATTTCGCGACCCGTATTGAAGCGCTGCAACAAAAAAGCAGCCAAGGCGGTCTAACTACTGCAGAAAAACAAGAATTGATGCTACTGCTCAGCGAAAGCAAAGCCGGTAGAAACTGA
- the plsY gene encoding glycerol-3-phosphate 1-O-acyltransferase PlsY, with amino-acid sequence MTALIFFMIVLAYLGGSISSAVLISRLYRLPDPRSHGSGNPGATNVLRTGNRSAAVWVLLLDIMKGTLPVYLGWFLEIGPLYLAFIGMAACLGHMFPLFFHFRGGKAVATALGTLLPLGMDMAGLMMLTWLVCLGLFGYSSLASLLTALVAPLYVYFIKPEYTLSVSLLSCLIILRHHGNISRLYHRQEKPIIDRFKKEDKDEENSAER; translated from the coding sequence ATGACGGCCCTCATCTTCTTTATGATAGTGCTCGCCTACCTGGGGGGATCCATCTCCAGCGCCGTGCTGATCTCGCGCCTCTACCGCCTACCCGACCCCCGTAGCCATGGCTCAGGCAACCCGGGTGCGACCAATGTGTTACGCACCGGTAATCGCAGCGCCGCAGTGTGGGTGCTGTTGCTGGATATTATGAAGGGCACACTGCCGGTTTATTTAGGATGGTTTTTAGAAATAGGCCCGCTGTATTTGGCCTTTATTGGCATGGCCGCCTGCTTGGGCCATATGTTTCCGCTGTTTTTTCACTTTCGTGGCGGTAAAGCCGTCGCCACCGCACTGGGCACCCTATTGCCGCTCGGCATGGACATGGCCGGCCTGATGATGCTGACCTGGTTGGTATGTTTAGGCCTATTTGGCTATTCGTCGCTGGCGTCTTTGCTCACCGCCTTAGTGGCGCCACTGTATGTCTATTTCATTAAGCCCGAATACACGCTCTCGGTATCATTATTGTCTTGCCTGATTATCTTGCGCCACCACGGCAACATCAGCCGCCTCTATCACCGCCAAGAAAAACCCATTATCGACCGATTTAAGAAGGAAGATAAAGACGAAGAAAACAGCGCCGAGCGCTAA
- a CDS encoding undecaprenyl-diphosphate phosphatase, with product MEVHVILLALIQGFTEFLPISSSAHLILPSVLLGWQDQGMAFDVAVHLGSLLAVLYYFRIEVVSLTHAWVGSLAGRTATGESRLAWCIILATIPACIIGVLFGGFISDFLRSGWVIAVTTIVFGLLLWWADRRAQYLKSEYQTGWRGAFLLGCAQAIALIPGTSRSGITLTAGLMLGLTRSAAARFSFLMSIPIIFLAGSHQAVGLLSEGAVIPWSVMGLGVLVSFISALACIHLFLALINRIGVLPFVLYRLGLGAVLIWVMAG from the coding sequence ATGGAAGTGCATGTAATTTTACTGGCGTTGATCCAAGGCTTTACAGAGTTTTTACCTATTTCTAGCTCTGCCCATTTGATTTTGCCCTCGGTATTATTGGGCTGGCAGGATCAGGGCATGGCCTTTGATGTGGCTGTGCATTTGGGCAGTTTGTTGGCGGTCTTGTATTACTTTCGTATCGAAGTGGTCAGTCTCACTCACGCTTGGGTGGGCTCGCTAGCAGGGCGAACGGCGACGGGGGAATCTCGCTTAGCTTGGTGCATTATTTTAGCCACCATTCCTGCCTGTATTATCGGGGTCTTGTTTGGTGGTTTCATCTCTGACTTCTTACGCTCCGGCTGGGTCATCGCCGTCACCACCATAGTGTTTGGCTTGTTGTTATGGTGGGCTGACAGGCGCGCGCAATATCTTAAAAGTGAATATCAAACTGGTTGGCGCGGCGCCTTTCTATTAGGTTGCGCGCAGGCGATAGCCCTAATTCCCGGCACATCACGCAGCGGCATTACCTTAACCGCCGGCTTAATGTTGGGCCTGACCCGCAGTGCCGCCGCGCGCTTTTCTTTTCTGATGTCGATCCCGATTATCTTCTTAGCGGGCAGCCACCAAGCCGTGGGTCTGTTAAGTGAAGGCGCCGTCATTCCCTGGTCGGTGATGGGCTTAGGCGTGCTGGTGTCTTTTATCAGTGCGTTGGCCTGTATTCACCTGTTCTTGGCCTTGATCAACCGCATTGGCGTACTGCCGTTTGTGCTGTACAGATTAGGCCTAGGCGCCGTGCTTATATGGGTGATGGCTGGCTAA
- the tsaD gene encoding tRNA (adenosine(37)-N6)-threonylcarbamoyltransferase complex transferase subunit TsaD, translating to MRVLGIETSCDETGIAIYDDKLGIMAHQLYSQVALHADYGGVVPELASRDHIRKTIPLIEAALADAGCTKDDIDGVAFTAGPGLMGALLVGATIGRSLAFAWGKPAVAVHHMEGHLLAPMLEERAPEFPFVALLVSGGHTLLVRVDGIGRYEILGESVDDAAGEAFDKTAKLMDLDYPGGPRLAKLAEQGTPKRFVFPRPMTAKPGLDFSFSGLKTATATTIAAEIAAGNYDQQTRADIAHAFQQAVVDTLAIKCKRALLQTGLNRLVVAGGVSANVSLREQLSELMASLNGEAFYPRNEYCTDNGAMIAFAGLQRLKAGDTEPLAVRARPRWPLDELTAV from the coding sequence ATGCGTGTATTAGGTATAGAAACCTCCTGTGATGAAACTGGCATTGCCATCTATGACGATAAGCTCGGCATTATGGCCCATCAACTCTATAGCCAAGTGGCGCTGCATGCGGACTATGGCGGTGTGGTGCCTGAGCTGGCTAGCCGCGACCACATTCGTAAAACCATTCCCTTAATTGAAGCCGCCCTTGCAGACGCGGGCTGCACCAAAGACGACATCGACGGCGTGGCCTTTACCGCCGGTCCCGGTTTAATGGGCGCTTTATTAGTGGGTGCCACTATTGGTCGTAGCTTAGCTTTTGCGTGGGGCAAGCCCGCCGTGGCCGTGCATCATATGGAAGGCCACTTGTTAGCACCCATGCTAGAAGAGCGCGCACCTGAGTTTCCATTTGTGGCGCTGTTGGTCTCTGGCGGTCATACCTTATTGGTACGAGTCGATGGCATTGGCCGTTACGAAATTTTAGGCGAATCCGTGGATGACGCGGCCGGTGAAGCCTTTGATAAAACCGCTAAATTAATGGATTTAGATTATCCGGGCGGACCACGGCTAGCTAAGCTGGCAGAGCAGGGCACACCGAAGCGCTTTGTTTTTCCGCGGCCGATGACTGCAAAGCCGGGCTTAGACTTTAGTTTTTCTGGTCTAAAAACTGCTACCGCGACCACCATTGCCGCAGAAATTGCCGCTGGTAATTACGACCAGCAAACCCGTGCCGACATTGCCCATGCTTTTCAGCAAGCGGTGGTAGATACCTTGGCTATTAAGTGCAAGCGTGCGCTGTTGCAGACGGGGCTGAATCGTTTGGTAGTGGCCGGTGGCGTGAGTGCTAATGTGTCGCTGCGTGAACAGTTAAGTGAGCTAATGGCCAGCCTGAATGGCGAAGCGTTTTATCCGCGCAATGAATATTGCACCGACAATGGCGCCATGATCGCTTTCGCCGGTTTGCAGCGCTTAAAAGCCGGCGACACAGAGCCGCTGGCAGTACGTGCACGGCCGCGCTGGCCATTGGATGAGTTAACTGCTGTTTAA
- the folB gene encoding dihydroneopterin aldolase, which produces MDKVFVEGLEVLTTIGVYEWEKGIKQKLRFDLEMGFNNAPAAKDDDINKALDYATLSQAVTQFAEQHQFELIETMAERVAELIFARFAVQFVRVRLTKPNAVVNAAGVGVEILRTRKV; this is translated from the coding sequence ATGGATAAAGTGTTTGTAGAAGGCCTAGAAGTGCTCACTACGATAGGCGTTTATGAGTGGGAAAAGGGCATTAAACAGAAGCTGCGATTCGATCTGGAGATGGGCTTTAACAATGCGCCCGCGGCCAAAGATGACGACATTAATAAGGCGCTCGATTACGCGACTTTGTCACAAGCGGTGACCCAATTTGCCGAGCAGCATCAGTTTGAACTGATAGAAACCATGGCCGAGCGCGTAGCTGAGCTGATATTTGCCCGCTTTGCCGTGCAATTTGTCAGAGTGCGTCTCACTAAGCCTAACGCCGTGGTGAATGCTGCCGGTGTGGGGGTCGAGATTTTAAGAACGCGTAAAGTATAA
- a CDS encoding GatB/YqeY domain-containing protein, whose amino-acid sequence MSLKDQLSEQQKTAMRARDKARLSTLRMLLAEINQKEIDSREILNDDDVITIVTKMVKQRKDAATQYEQAGRQELADGELQEIVVLQEFLPQPLSADELETLLTNAIAASGATGMQDMGKVMAVLKPQIQGRADMGKVSASIKARLA is encoded by the coding sequence ATGTCCTTAAAAGACCAACTGTCTGAACAGCAAAAGACTGCTATGCGTGCCAGAGATAAGGCGCGCCTTAGTACGTTGAGAATGCTGCTGGCAGAGATCAATCAAAAAGAGATAGACAGCCGCGAAATCTTGAACGATGACGATGTCATCACCATAGTTACCAAAATGGTAAAACAGCGCAAAGATGCCGCCACTCAATATGAACAGGCCGGACGTCAAGAGTTAGCTGATGGTGAGCTTCAAGAAATAGTGGTGCTGCAGGAATTCCTGCCGCAACCTCTCAGTGCAGACGAACTGGAAACTTTGCTCACCAATGCCATCGCCGCTAGCGGCGCTACTGGCATGCAAGATATGGGCAAAGTAATGGCGGTGTTAAAGCCGCAAATCCAGGGGCGTGCAGATATGGGCAAGGTAAGCGCGAGCATTAAAGCCAGACTGGCTTAA
- the cca gene encoding multifunctional CCA tRNA nucleotidyl transferase/2'3'-cyclic phosphodiesterase/2'nucleotidase/phosphatase (catalyzes the addition and repair of the essential 3'-terminal CCA sequence in tRNAs without using a nucleic acid template; phosphohydrolase activities include hydrolysis of pyrophosphate, 5'-nucleoside tri- and diphosphates, NADP, and 2'-AMP with the production of Pi, metal-dependent phosphodiesterase activity for 2',3'-cAMP, 2',3'-cGMP, and 2',3'-cCMP, and hydrolysis 2',3'-cyclic substrates with the formation of 2'-nucleotides and 3'-nucleotides; these phosphohydrolase activities are probably involved in the repair of the tRNA 3'-CCA terminus degraded by intracellular RNases), which translates to MDIYLVGGAVRDALLGLPVVDRDYVVVGALPEQLLQQGYQQVGKDFPVFLHPKSKDEYALARTERKSGSGYNGFICDFGPNITLEEDLSRRDLTINAIAQDENGMLFDPYGGQADLDSRTLRHVSDAFSEDPLRVLRVARFAARFHHLGFRVANDTLTLMRQIAASGELSALTPERVWKETEKALACEQPQVFFEVLRSCNALNAMFPELEKLFSSTEAHALQALWHGTQLTTELACRFAALTLQLDVAALTALCERSKVPTEHKELALLSSRWHQRIHALRDPNRDDAEQILALFQATDSWRRPERFAHLLLCAQADWQASIAFDSSAVLDSSAEPYPQRAQLWHWFKALQAITAGPFVAQGLKGPAIGEAIKQARLVQLQQWLA; encoded by the coding sequence GTGGACATTTATTTAGTCGGCGGCGCGGTGCGTGATGCCTTATTAGGCTTACCCGTGGTTGACCGCGATTACGTAGTGGTGGGCGCCCTGCCAGAGCAGCTGTTACAACAGGGCTACCAGCAAGTAGGCAAGGATTTTCCGGTATTTTTACATCCCAAAAGTAAAGATGAATACGCGCTAGCGCGCACCGAGCGTAAATCCGGCTCCGGCTATAACGGCTTTATCTGTGACTTTGGCCCAAATATCACGCTAGAAGAAGACTTAAGCCGCCGTGACCTGACCATTAATGCCATCGCCCAAGATGAAAATGGCATGCTTTTCGATCCTTATGGCGGCCAAGCAGATCTTGATTCGCGCACCTTGCGTCATGTATCCGATGCCTTTAGCGAAGACCCGTTACGCGTATTACGCGTGGCACGTTTTGCCGCCCGTTTTCATCATTTAGGCTTTAGGGTGGCCAATGACACATTAACGCTAATGCGCCAAATTGCCGCCAGCGGCGAGTTAAGCGCACTGACACCAGAGCGGGTATGGAAAGAAACAGAAAAGGCCTTGGCCTGTGAGCAGCCACAGGTGTTTTTTGAAGTATTACGCAGCTGTAATGCGCTTAACGCCATGTTCCCAGAACTGGAAAAACTATTTTCGTCCACCGAGGCTCATGCTCTGCAAGCCTTATGGCATGGCACCCAGCTCACCACCGAGTTAGCTTGTCGCTTTGCCGCCCTCACTTTGCAACTGGACGTTGCTGCGCTCACCGCTCTGTGCGAACGCAGCAAGGTGCCCACCGAGCATAAAGAGTTGGCGCTATTAAGCAGTCGTTGGCACCAACGCATTCATGCACTGCGAGACCCAAACCGAGATGATGCAGAACAGATATTGGCGTTATTCCAAGCAACCGATAGCTGGCGCAGGCCCGAGCGTTTTGCGCACTTACTGCTGTGCGCTCAAGCGGATTGGCAAGCCAGTATCGCATTCGATTCAAGCGCAGTATTAGACTCAAGTGCAGAACCCTATCCGCAGCGCGCGCAATTGTGGCATTGGTTTAAGGCGCTGCAAGCCATTACTGCCGGTCCCTTTGTCGCCCAAGGACTGAAAGGCCCCGCCATTGGCGAGGCCATTAAACAAGCGCGGCTAGTGCAACTGCAGCAATGGTTAGCTTAA